One segment of Paenibacillus pabuli DNA contains the following:
- the ftsH gene encoding ATP-dependent zinc metalloprotease FtsH → MNRFIRNSGFYLILFLVVVGIVQFVSNGGEATDNPRYDQLRTAVKANNISELTVQFDGQSFLVTGQYREKPSEAKSENFSTYIPPTDEAISELVAASEANNFKLNQEPMRGDSIWLTLLTSFIPLIIMFLLFFFLFNQAQGGGGKVMNFGKSRARLYNEEKKRVTFEDVAGADEEKQELVEVVDFLKDPRKFAAVGARIPKGVLLVGPPGTGKTLLARAVAGEAGVPFFSISGSDFVEMFVGVGASRVRDLFENAKKNAPCIIFIDEIDAVGRQRGAGLGGGHDEREQTLNQLLVEMDGFGANEGIIIVAATNRADILDPALLRPGRFDRQITVDRPDVKGREAVLKVHSRNKPLTKDVKLDIIAKRTTGFSGADLENLLNEAALLAARRNRRDISMKEVDEAIDRVIVGTEKKSRVISDREKRIVAYHEAGHTIVGYFLEHADMVHKVTIIPRGRAGGYVIMLPKEDRMLVTKQELLDKVTGLLGGRVAEELFIGEIGTGAYSDFQQATGIVRSMVMEYGMSEKLGPMQFGSSQGQVFLGRDIGHEQNYSDSIAYEIDQEMQRFINECYEKCKDLLVKHTREMHLIAQTLLEVETLEMDQIKQLIETGSLTPKAESDDDNEGTPSEGGEPIIDNIGDVRVRIQGKDETPEPPAGDIPNDAPNLDKGNSNDPDDGGTKPTS, encoded by the coding sequence ATGAATCGGTTCATCCGGAATTCTGGTTTTTATTTGATTCTTTTTTTAGTCGTGGTGGGCATAGTGCAGTTCGTCAGCAATGGCGGCGAAGCCACAGATAATCCTAGATATGATCAGTTGCGCACGGCGGTTAAGGCGAACAACATCTCAGAATTGACGGTTCAATTCGACGGTCAGTCTTTTCTTGTGACCGGTCAATATAGAGAGAAGCCTAGCGAAGCCAAATCAGAAAATTTCTCAACGTACATTCCTCCTACGGATGAAGCGATTAGTGAACTTGTAGCGGCAAGTGAAGCTAATAATTTCAAGTTAAATCAGGAGCCAATGAGAGGTGACAGCATCTGGCTGACACTTCTGACATCCTTTATTCCTTTGATCATTATGTTCCTGCTGTTCTTCTTCCTGTTTAATCAGGCACAAGGCGGCGGCGGTAAAGTAATGAACTTTGGTAAAAGCCGTGCCCGTCTCTATAACGAAGAGAAGAAGCGGGTTACATTTGAAGACGTCGCAGGTGCGGACGAAGAGAAGCAGGAGCTTGTTGAGGTCGTTGACTTCCTCAAGGATCCTCGCAAATTCGCAGCTGTAGGTGCACGGATTCCTAAGGGCGTATTGCTCGTGGGGCCTCCGGGTACTGGTAAAACGTTGCTTGCTCGTGCCGTTGCAGGTGAAGCGGGTGTGCCGTTCTTCAGTATCTCGGGTTCTGACTTCGTCGAAATGTTTGTCGGTGTCGGTGCATCCCGTGTACGTGACTTGTTTGAAAATGCAAAGAAAAACGCCCCATGTATCATCTTTATTGACGAGATTGATGCAGTAGGACGTCAGCGTGGAGCTGGCCTTGGCGGTGGTCACGATGAACGTGAACAAACGCTCAACCAGTTGCTCGTTGAAATGGATGGATTCGGAGCGAACGAGGGAATTATCATCGTTGCTGCAACGAACCGTGCAGACATTCTGGACCCTGCCTTGCTGCGTCCTGGACGTTTTGACCGTCAAATTACGGTTGACCGCCCTGATGTAAAAGGCCGTGAAGCCGTACTGAAAGTACACTCCCGCAACAAACCACTCACAAAAGATGTGAAACTGGACATTATTGCGAAACGTACGACAGGCTTCTCTGGTGCGGATCTTGAAAATCTCTTGAACGAAGCGGCATTGCTTGCAGCGCGCCGTAACCGGAGAGACATTTCCATGAAAGAAGTTGACGAGGCAATCGACCGTGTCATCGTAGGTACGGAGAAGAAGAGCCGTGTCATCAGTGATCGCGAGAAAAGAATCGTTGCTTATCACGAAGCAGGCCATACCATTGTAGGATACTTCTTGGAACATGCCGATATGGTACATAAAGTAACCATCATTCCGCGCGGACGTGCGGGTGGTTATGTAATCATGTTGCCAAAAGAAGACCGTATGCTGGTGACCAAGCAAGAGCTCTTGGACAAAGTTACAGGACTCCTCGGGGGCCGTGTGGCAGAAGAATTGTTCATTGGTGAAATTGGTACTGGTGCATACAGTGACTTCCAGCAAGCGACAGGTATTGTTCGCAGCATGGTTATGGAATACGGTATGAGTGAGAAATTGGGACCTATGCAATTCGGAAGTTCACAAGGACAGGTATTCCTTGGACGGGATATCGGCCATGAACAGAATTACTCGGATTCCATCGCTTATGAGATTGATCAGGAAATGCAGCGCTTTATCAATGAATGTTACGAGAAATGTAAGGACCTGCTCGTAAAACATACAAGAGAGATGCATTTGATCGCTCAAACGTTGCTTGAAGTGGAGACACTGGAAATGGATCAGATCAAACAATTGATCGAGACTGGTTCCTTGACTCCAAAAGCGGAGAGCGATGATGATAACGAAGGTACGCCAAGTGAAGGCGGAGAGCCAATCATCGATAACATCGGTGATGTGCGTGTCCGTATTCAAGGCAAAGATGAAACACCTGAGCCACCGGCCGGAGATATCCCTAACGATGCTCCGAATCTGGATAAAGGCAACAGCAATGACCCAGATGATGGCGGTACGAAGCCAACGTCTTAA
- the nadB gene encoding L-aspartate oxidase gives MIPQYIVDFDLSVLPMVETDVLVIGSGIAGLYTAIRASKHNQVLMITKKSLLESNTRYAQGGIAAVIAEDDSPAYHLQDTLVAGAGLCRREAVEALVNEGPDGVQELIRLGTLFDVENGELALTQEGAHSHRRILHANGDATGYEIVRALAAQASEHSGIEVWDEHFVIDLITDHGECVGALVQKSDGEKVFVKARATVLCSGGAGQLYRYTTNPEVATADGIAMAYRAGAVIRDMEFIQFHPTSLCYPGAPRFLISEAVRGEGAFLRNIKGERFMERYHPQLELAPRDIVARAIVSEMEMTNSTFVYLDITHESAELIKHRFPTIYETCMRYGLDMTTDWIPVAPAAHYMMGGVKTDLNGESSIGRLFACGEVSSTGVHGANRLASNSLSEAIVFGHRIVERIQSLPPLNSVQIESPLPHSTGIRKWEEQQPISERRLRLQKMMVRQVGLRRNGVGLQGAMDKLKIEMDIFDHVLTHKEEMEYANLLTCAWLVTSGALHRQESRGAHYREDFPLRDDAAWQKHSLQQREQAIVEELMS, from the coding sequence ATGATACCGCAATATATAGTGGATTTTGATCTGTCCGTGCTGCCAATGGTGGAGACGGATGTACTCGTTATTGGTTCTGGCATTGCCGGATTGTATACCGCCATCAGGGCAAGCAAACATAACCAGGTATTGATGATCACGAAGAAGTCGTTACTGGAGAGCAATACCCGCTATGCACAAGGTGGCATCGCTGCTGTAATCGCTGAAGATGATTCTCCTGCATACCATCTGCAGGATACACTTGTGGCTGGAGCGGGCCTGTGTCGCCGCGAGGCAGTGGAAGCATTGGTAAACGAAGGCCCGGATGGAGTACAGGAACTGATCCGTCTGGGCACGTTGTTTGATGTGGAGAACGGCGAGCTGGCGTTGACGCAGGAGGGTGCGCACAGTCACCGCCGTATTTTGCATGCAAATGGAGATGCGACTGGATATGAGATCGTGAGAGCACTTGCTGCTCAAGCAAGTGAACATTCAGGTATTGAAGTCTGGGATGAGCATTTTGTCATTGACTTAATCACGGATCATGGAGAATGCGTAGGGGCTCTGGTTCAGAAATCGGACGGCGAGAAGGTATTTGTAAAGGCGCGCGCTACAGTGCTCTGTTCCGGCGGGGCGGGGCAATTGTACCGCTATACAACCAATCCGGAGGTAGCTACGGCTGATGGCATCGCCATGGCATACCGTGCGGGAGCAGTCATTCGAGATATGGAGTTCATCCAATTCCACCCGACTTCCCTATGTTATCCGGGAGCTCCGCGCTTCTTGATTTCTGAAGCGGTACGGGGTGAAGGTGCATTTCTGCGAAATATCAAGGGTGAGCGTTTTATGGAACGTTATCATCCACAGCTTGAACTTGCTCCGCGTGATATTGTTGCAAGAGCGATTGTCAGTGAGATGGAGATGACGAACAGTACATTTGTATATCTGGATATTACTCATGAATCGGCAGAGTTGATCAAGCATCGATTCCCTACCATATATGAGACCTGTATGCGGTACGGACTGGATATGACCACAGACTGGATTCCGGTTGCTCCTGCAGCACACTATATGATGGGCGGCGTTAAAACGGACTTGAACGGGGAGAGCAGCATTGGAAGGTTGTTTGCTTGCGGTGAAGTTTCCTCAACGGGAGTACACGGAGCCAATCGACTGGCGAGTAACTCATTGTCTGAAGCCATTGTTTTTGGACACAGAATTGTTGAACGTATTCAATCACTGCCGCCGCTGAATTCAGTACAGATTGAAAGCCCTTTGCCGCATAGTACGGGGATTAGAAAATGGGAAGAGCAGCAGCCGATTTCCGAACGGCGTCTGCGTTTGCAGAAGATGATGGTTCGTCAGGTGGGCCTGAGACGTAACGGTGTCGGCTTACAAGGAGCCATGGATAAGCTGAAGATTGAAATGGACATCTTCGATCATGTGCTGACACACAAGGAAGAGATGGAATACGCCAATCTTCTGACCTGTGCCTGGCTGGTAACGAGTGGAGCATTACATCGTCAGGAGAGTCGGGGGGCACATTACCGCGAGGATTTCCCGCTTCGTGATGATGCGGCTTGGCAGAAGCATAGTTTGCAGCAACGAGAACAAGCGATTGTGGAGGAATTGATGTCATGA
- the nadA gene encoding quinolinate synthase NadA: MEALALERKAEMNRELRERLMELKKERNAIILAHYYQRDEVQEVADFRGDSFLLAQKAAQTDADVIVFCGVHFMGESAKILAPNKTVIIPDERAGCPMADMVNVEGLRKLKAQHPNAKVVTYINSSAEIKAETDICCTSANAVRVIQSVDSDEIIWVPDKNLGHYVQQHTDKKMIIWEGYCNTHDMLTVKDVVEMRAKYPNAEFVVHPECRPEVVEMGDFVGSTTAILEYCKNSSAKEFIVGTEDGTGYQLRLDSPDKQFHFATKFLVCPNMKVNNLKKLVKCLETMKPQIYVPPAVADKARESLERMLLVK, translated from the coding sequence GTGGAAGCTCTGGCTTTAGAGCGCAAGGCTGAGATGAACCGGGAGCTGCGAGAGCGGCTGATGGAGTTGAAGAAGGAACGTAACGCTATTATTCTTGCTCATTATTACCAACGTGACGAAGTACAGGAAGTAGCCGATTTTCGCGGAGATTCATTCCTACTGGCACAAAAAGCCGCGCAAACGGATGCGGATGTCATTGTATTTTGCGGGGTTCATTTTATGGGTGAAAGCGCTAAGATCTTAGCCCCGAACAAAACGGTTATCATTCCGGATGAACGTGCAGGATGCCCTATGGCAGACATGGTGAATGTTGAGGGCCTGCGTAAACTGAAAGCGCAGCATCCAAATGCAAAAGTAGTGACGTATATCAATTCCTCGGCTGAGATCAAGGCGGAGACCGACATCTGTTGTACATCGGCCAATGCAGTCCGGGTGATTCAATCTGTTGATTCTGATGAGATTATCTGGGTGCCGGATAAAAACCTGGGACACTATGTTCAGCAGCATACAGACAAAAAAATGATCATCTGGGAAGGGTATTGCAACACACACGATATGCTGACCGTAAAAGATGTCGTCGAGATGAGAGCCAAATATCCAAATGCCGAGTTTGTCGTACATCCGGAATGTCGTCCGGAAGTTGTGGAGATGGGAGACTTTGTAGGCAGCACGACGGCAATTCTTGAATACTGTAAAAACTCTTCCGCCAAGGAATTCATCGTAGGGACGGAAGATGGCACAGGATATCAGCTGCGACTGGATAGCCCGGATAAACAATTCCATTTTGCCACCAAGTTCCTGGTGTGTCCAAACATGAAGGTCAACAACCTGAAGAAACTGGTTAAATGCCTGGAAACGATGAAGCCGCAAATTTACGTGCCACCGGCTGTTGCAGACAAAGCCAGAGAATCGCTAGAGCGCATGTTACTGGTGAAGTAG
- the hpt gene encoding hypoxanthine phosphoribosyltransferase: MQNDIQEVLISEEEIQSKVKELGATLSAEYAGRNPLVICVLKGAFIFMADLVKNITVPVEMDFMAVSSYGASTKSSGVVKIIKDLDVSVEGREVLIVEDIIDSGLTLSYLIELLQNRGAETVRVVTLFDKPSGRKVELEAHYTGFDIPDAFIVGYGLDYAEKYRNLPYIGILKPEVYSS, from the coding sequence TTGCAGAACGACATTCAGGAAGTATTGATCAGTGAAGAAGAAATCCAAAGTAAAGTCAAGGAATTAGGCGCAACACTAAGTGCCGAATACGCAGGTCGCAATCCTTTGGTCATTTGCGTGCTCAAGGGTGCGTTTATATTTATGGCTGATTTGGTTAAAAACATAACGGTACCTGTTGAAATGGATTTCATGGCAGTATCGAGTTATGGAGCATCCACCAAATCGTCAGGCGTTGTTAAGATCATCAAAGATCTCGATGTCTCGGTTGAAGGACGTGAGGTTCTCATTGTCGAGGATATTATCGATAGTGGACTTACGCTCAGTTATTTGATTGAGCTGCTGCAAAATCGCGGTGCCGAAACGGTGCGCGTGGTTACGCTTTTTGACAAGCCTTCAGGCCGTAAGGTTGAGCTTGAAGCTCATTACACCGGCTTTGACATCCCAGACGCATTCATCGTCGGATACGGTTTGGATTATGCCGAGAAGTACCGGAATCTCCCTTACATCGGGATTTTGAAACCGGAAGTATACAGCAGTTAA
- the nadC gene encoding carboxylating nicotinate-nucleotide diphosphorylase — MILNGYNEGLIESIKNWLREDVGAGDVTTSVTIPAGHQSKAVIHAKDHGIIAGISVAELVFQVVDPSLVFRPSVQDGDEVTRGKTLAEVEGSTHSLLTGERLALNLLQRMSGIATRTRSYVDALEGLSTRLVDTRKTTPGHRMLEKYAVRIGGGANHRFGLYDAVMIKDNHIKGAGGITEAVQRARAVIPHTMTIEVETENLAQVNEALQAGADIIMLDNMHPDQMREAVTVIRKKSPHVKVEASGNVSLNTIRGIAESGVDVISVGRLTYSFESLDISLDLNEKKER, encoded by the coding sequence ATGATACTGAATGGATATAATGAAGGACTCATCGAATCCATTAAAAACTGGCTTCGCGAGGATGTGGGGGCAGGGGATGTTACCACGAGCGTGACAATTCCGGCAGGCCATCAGTCCAAGGCCGTCATCCACGCCAAAGACCATGGGATCATTGCGGGCATATCGGTAGCTGAACTGGTATTTCAGGTGGTAGACCCATCGCTCGTGTTTAGACCGTCGGTACAGGATGGAGACGAGGTTACACGTGGAAAGACTCTGGCAGAAGTGGAAGGAAGCACCCACAGTTTGCTTACAGGTGAACGGCTGGCGCTAAACCTGCTGCAGCGCATGTCTGGTATTGCAACACGCACACGTTCATATGTTGATGCATTGGAGGGTCTCTCTACGAGATTGGTTGATACACGTAAAACAACACCTGGCCACCGCATGCTTGAAAAATATGCAGTGCGTATTGGTGGAGGGGCGAATCATCGATTCGGATTGTATGATGCGGTTATGATTAAGGATAACCACATTAAAGGAGCAGGCGGCATCACAGAAGCGGTGCAGCGGGCAAGGGCTGTCATTCCTCATACGATGACCATTGAGGTGGAGACAGAGAATCTGGCACAGGTGAACGAAGCCTTGCAGGCAGGTGCAGATATCATTATGCTGGACAATATGCATCCGGATCAGATGCGTGAGGCCGTTACAGTTATTCGCAAAAAATCTCCGCATGTAAAAGTGGAAGCATCAGGTAATGTCTCTCTGAACACGATCCGGGGGATTGCCGAGAGTGGTGTGGATGTAATTTCAGTTGGAAGGTTAACCTATTCTTTCGAGAGCCTTGATATCAGCCTAGATTTAAACGAAAAGAAAGAGAGGTGA
- a CDS encoding VWA domain-containing protein encodes MKQILLITDGCSNVGTSPVLAAAEAREEGITVNVVGVIDYGTIGELGSREIEDIAKAGGGISQIVGTRQLAHTMQMMTRKTVVQTIQQAVNRELTQILGEKVSKTVTDLEPAQRAQVVEVIDNLAETTPLQVILLIDVSASMKPKLAAVEEGIRDLMLSLQARVGQSKLSVFHFPGRHSGEEAVMDISWTSDLGSVRSLFGRLQMKGATPTGPAIQKVIDFYRYGTLEGQQEIEGNYRIEREGMLGDNVV; translated from the coding sequence ATGAAGCAGATCTTGTTGATCACCGACGGTTGTTCTAATGTAGGTACAAGTCCGGTGCTGGCAGCGGCAGAAGCCCGTGAAGAGGGAATCACGGTTAATGTGGTTGGTGTGATTGATTATGGAACCATTGGTGAGCTGGGTAGCCGGGAGATTGAGGATATTGCCAAAGCCGGAGGTGGAATCAGCCAGATCGTCGGCACAAGGCAGCTTGCCCATACGATGCAGATGATGACAAGGAAAACAGTGGTTCAGACCATTCAGCAGGCGGTTAATAGAGAGTTAACACAAATTCTGGGAGAGAAAGTGTCTAAAACCGTAACTGACCTTGAACCTGCACAGCGTGCTCAGGTAGTGGAAGTAATCGATAATTTGGCTGAAACGACTCCTCTTCAAGTTATCCTGTTGATCGACGTAAGTGCAAGCATGAAACCAAAGCTCGCTGCTGTCGAAGAAGGAATCCGGGATTTGATGTTGAGCTTGCAGGCGCGTGTAGGGCAGAGCAAGCTCTCGGTATTTCATTTCCCGGGCCGTCATAGCGGAGAAGAGGCTGTGATGGATATCAGCTGGACATCTGATCTGGGCAGTGTTCGTTCCCTGTTTGGACGTCTGCAGATGAAGGGTGCGACGCCGACAGGTCCTGCGATTCAGAAGGTGATTGATTTTTACCGTTATGGTACACTGGAGGGACAGCAGGAAATAGAAGGGAACTATCGCATTGAAAGAGAAGGGATGCTCGGTGACAACGTTGTCTGA
- a CDS encoding type III pantothenate kinase, with translation MILVVDVGNSNIVLGVYQGRSLLHHFRLSTSRQSTVDEYGVLIYNLFHMSDISTRDIEGVIISSVVPPLVHVMETMCEKYVGKKPMVVGPGIKTGLNLRYENPREVGADRIVNAVAAVEKYGGPLVVVDFGTATTFDCIDEKGNYLGGAIVPGIHIATEALYERASKLPRIELEKPKKVIGRNTVHAMQAGIIYGYAGQVDGIVDRIRTEMGVEPKVIATGGLAPLIAEETRSIEEVDPLLTLEGLRIIYERNRER, from the coding sequence TTGATTCTTGTTGTAGACGTGGGCAACAGCAATATTGTACTCGGCGTGTATCAAGGCCGGTCGTTGCTCCACCATTTTCGCCTGAGCACATCCCGTCAGTCCACAGTGGATGAATACGGCGTATTGATTTATAATTTATTTCATATGTCGGATATATCAACACGCGACATCGAAGGAGTCATCATCTCATCGGTGGTTCCTCCACTTGTGCATGTGATGGAAACGATGTGTGAAAAATATGTTGGCAAAAAGCCGATGGTTGTCGGACCTGGCATCAAAACAGGCCTGAACTTAAGGTATGAAAATCCACGTGAGGTAGGCGCAGATCGCATTGTTAATGCGGTGGCAGCCGTTGAGAAATATGGTGGTCCACTGGTGGTTGTTGACTTTGGTACTGCCACGACCTTCGATTGTATTGATGAAAAGGGCAACTATCTTGGGGGAGCCATCGTACCGGGCATTCATATTGCCACCGAAGCGCTCTATGAGCGGGCATCCAAGCTGCCTCGCATCGAACTGGAGAAGCCGAAGAAGGTCATAGGACGCAATACGGTGCATGCCATGCAGGCTGGTATCATTTATGGCTATGCCGGGCAGGTCGACGGAATTGTTGATCGCATTCGTACAGAGATGGGCGTAGAGCCCAAAGTCATTGCAACCGGGGGGCTTGCACCTCTGATTGCAGAGGAGACACGCAGCATCGAGGAAGTCGATCCGCTGCTTACGCTGGAAGGGCTGCGTATCATTTATGAGCGGAACCGGGAAAGGTAA
- the tilS gene encoding tRNA lysidine(34) synthetase TilS: MEALRWNELVNHVLEAAEEHQLWVPGDRIIVAVSGGPDSVAFLHIMHEISTRHVPLELVCAHVHHGFRQESDEEAEMVGKMAAQLNIPFEWVKVDIPSYMKLTGKGPQEAARDRRYAFLHQVADQYGAASIALAHHADDQAETVMLHLLRGSGLTGLSGMKFKRREKNVELIRPCLRINKTDLVEACNTQGFLYFNDASNSQRKYRRNAIRLDVLPYLGQYNGQLTPSLNRLAEIVGDEDDFMEQGAYDAYRCLVQVNGGRQTFEVPSFLKLHVALQRRLIKLILNYLPLDSDFVDFTRIETIRRKVTQPYAKTWSLDIGQTLACTREYDLVSFGIRTDVQDQSFEYRLLQWNGTYELSLREIDRYLRIIPMSPEDYLVPETADQAAFDADQLLMPLVVRSRLPGDTMKVMGLNGSKKVKNIFIDEKIPPSVRPRIPVVCDGAGNIIWLPGVRRSNIAPVKEDTSAILYMTVGNSAIQG; encoded by the coding sequence ATGGAAGCTTTACGCTGGAACGAGCTGGTGAATCATGTGCTGGAGGCAGCGGAAGAGCATCAGTTATGGGTTCCCGGGGATCGGATCATCGTCGCGGTATCGGGCGGACCGGACTCGGTGGCTTTTTTGCATATTATGCATGAGATTAGTACAAGACATGTTCCGCTGGAACTGGTCTGTGCTCATGTACATCACGGGTTCCGCCAAGAATCCGATGAAGAGGCCGAAATGGTTGGGAAAATGGCGGCACAGCTAAATATCCCTTTTGAATGGGTAAAGGTTGATATTCCTTCTTATATGAAGCTTACAGGGAAGGGACCGCAGGAAGCGGCACGTGATAGGCGGTATGCCTTTTTGCATCAGGTAGCTGACCAATATGGTGCGGCAAGCATTGCTCTGGCACATCATGCAGACGATCAGGCAGAGACGGTTATGCTTCATTTATTGCGTGGGAGCGGACTAACCGGACTGTCCGGAATGAAGTTTAAACGGCGGGAAAAAAATGTGGAACTTATTCGTCCATGTCTTCGTATAAACAAGACAGACCTTGTAGAAGCTTGTAATACTCAGGGATTTCTGTACTTTAATGATGCAAGCAATTCCCAGCGTAAATACCGGCGCAATGCCATTCGCTTGGATGTGCTTCCTTATTTGGGGCAATATAATGGACAGCTCACGCCGTCTTTGAATCGGCTTGCCGAAATTGTGGGCGATGAAGACGATTTCATGGAGCAAGGTGCATATGACGCATACAGGTGTCTAGTGCAGGTGAACGGCGGAAGGCAAACCTTTGAGGTGCCTTCCTTTTTGAAGTTACATGTCGCTTTACAACGAAGGTTGATTAAACTAATATTGAATTATCTGCCTTTGGACAGTGATTTTGTCGACTTTACCCGTATCGAAACCATTCGCCGCAAGGTGACACAGCCTTATGCGAAGACCTGGAGCCTAGATATAGGACAGACACTCGCTTGTACCCGGGAGTATGATCTGGTTTCCTTCGGCATACGGACAGACGTACAGGATCAATCTTTCGAGTATCGTCTCTTGCAATGGAACGGAACTTATGAGCTTTCACTCAGGGAGATTGACCGATATCTTCGGATCATTCCTATGAGTCCCGAGGACTATCTTGTACCGGAAACGGCGGATCAGGCCGCATTTGATGCGGATCAACTGCTCATGCCGCTGGTTGTGCGTTCACGGTTACCTGGAGATACCATGAAAGTCATGGGATTAAACGGAAGCAAAAAGGTGAAAAATATTTTCATCGATGAAAAAATCCCCCCCTCTGTCCGTCCGCGTATTCCCGTGGTTTGTGACGGAGCAGGCAACATTATCTGGTTGCCGGGTGTTCGCCGGTCTAATATTGCGCCGGTGAAGGAGGATACTTCCGCCATCCTGTACATGACTGTAGGCAATTCAGCGATTCAGGGGTAG
- a CDS encoding serine/threonine protein kinase — protein MTTLSDASFPPGTVITGKWNRSRYTIRKLLGKGANGIVFLVQRGENGKHYALKMGFDPFDLQSEINVLKSFQLQRNHEALKQSGIPSYLKDVDDYAIQGRDIPFYVMRYVRGEALHHFIRRQGTDWTLLVGLRLLQKLAQLHQAGWVFGDLKPQNVLVSDFGQVELIDYGGVTSIGRSVKQFTEWYDRGFWNGGSRTADGTYDVFAFALLLIHVLEGEALKALAAEGLPQLRSVNQLTALVERSERLRPFRNWTIQALRGQFRDAGHAAKAWKDMMARPAPLRRRSSSSTPRWLKNAFAVSVILLIGVLIYALRF, from the coding sequence GTGACAACGTTGTCTGATGCCTCTTTCCCGCCAGGAACAGTAATTACAGGGAAATGGAATCGCAGCCGTTATACGATTCGCAAGCTGCTGGGCAAAGGCGCCAACGGCATCGTTTTTCTTGTCCAGCGGGGTGAGAATGGCAAACACTATGCACTAAAGATGGGATTTGATCCGTTCGATCTACAATCAGAGATTAATGTACTCAAATCGTTTCAGCTGCAGCGTAATCATGAGGCCCTTAAGCAGAGTGGTATTCCTTCCTATCTTAAGGATGTGGACGATTATGCCATTCAGGGACGGGATATTCCCTTTTATGTGATGCGGTATGTTCGGGGTGAGGCTCTTCACCACTTCATCCGGCGCCAAGGGACGGACTGGACGCTGTTGGTTGGGCTTAGACTCCTGCAGAAGCTGGCACAATTGCATCAGGCGGGATGGGTATTTGGTGATCTTAAGCCTCAGAACGTACTGGTATCCGATTTTGGTCAGGTAGAGCTCATTGATTATGGTGGGGTAACGTCGATTGGACGAAGTGTGAAACAGTTTACCGAATGGTATGACAGGGGTTTCTGGAATGGCGGAAGCCGAACAGCAGACGGGACCTACGATGTCTTCGCTTTTGCTTTGTTATTGATTCATGTACTGGAGGGGGAAGCGCTCAAGGCGCTGGCTGCCGAAGGATTGCCACAACTGCGGAGTGTCAATCAGCTTACGGCCCTGGTGGAGCGCAGCGAAAGGCTGCGACCGTTTCGTAATTGGACGATTCAGGCTCTTCGGGGACAGTTCCGGGATGCCGGACATGCAGCCAAAGCCTGGAAAGACATGATGGCCCGGCCTGCACCTCTTCGCCGGCGTTCATCAAGCTCTACACCACGCTGGCTGAAAAATGCATTCGCTGTATCCGTTATATTACTTATTGGGGTACTCATCTATGCACTGCGTTTTTAA